GGCCGTTGTCCACAAATGACTTCAAGGATGAATACACCAAATGCAAATACGTCGGTAAGAGGGGTTACCTTTCCAGTGCGTGCTAACTCAGGAGCTAGGTAACCTATGGTGCCAACCACGTGCGTGCTCTGTGGATCCATGCCATGGTCATACAACCGTGCGAGACCAAAATCACCTAGTCGGGCATTCATTTCAGCATCAAGGAGCACGTTGCTTGCCTTGACATCTCTGTGGATAACAATTTGTTCCCACTCCTCGTGAAGGTAGAGCAATCCAGATgcaacgcccctgatgatcttaaACCTTTGAGCCCAGTTTAGAGTAGGCCGCAGGTCCCCATGATATAAGTATTTGTCAAGACTTCCGTTGGGCATGTACTCATACACCAGAAAGAGTTGGCCTCGTCGCCGACAATAGCCGAGTAACTGCACGAGATTACGGTGCTGAAGCCGTCCTATACTGACAACTTCAGCGATGAACTCCTTCATGCCTTGCTTCGACTCATGAGATACTCTCTTCACGGCTATATCAAGTTTTGATTTTGGCAGCACCCCTTTGTACACTCTTCCAAAGCCACCAACCCCAAGCAGGTTCTTGTTCTTGAAGCCTTGTGTAGCATAGTACAGATCCTTGTACGGGAACCGGTGAGGTCCAAACTCAACCTCCCAATCTTCCCGTAGCTCAGCATACCTCTGATGCCTTTGCACAAGTAGGAAAATGGTGATTCCCACGGCGAGAACAAAAGTGGTTGTTGCTAATGGCAATACAATCTCCCGGACCTTGGACCGAGGCTTGGAACCAAGACGGGGAAGTCTTGGCAATTTTTTCATGTCAATAGCTGGCGCAGGCCTATTAATGCCAAAGCTCCAGCCAAGTATGTAGTGCCGGCTTCCATCCCTGCCCGCCGAAGACCCAAAGCCAAGATATGCGTCCTCGGTGATTACCATTGAGAGGTCGTAGATGCCGGAGATGAGAGCCCTTGCTGGTTTGGCCACGCCCACTGGAGAAATGGTCACGTTGATTCGTGTCGACTCCCTTTCGTAATCGATCCAGAGTTGCAACCCCTTGCCACTGGTGAGGTT
This Lolium perenne isolate Kyuss_39 chromosome 1, Kyuss_2.0, whole genome shotgun sequence DNA region includes the following protein-coding sequences:
- the LOC127348866 gene encoding L-type lectin-domain containing receptor kinase SIT2 yields the protein MSVLLLNLLFNTVVLNLAVLAAGEDEFVFSGFKGANITVDGVATVTRNGLVDLSSGQETLKGHAFYPAPLRLRESPNGTTIKSFSVSFVFAIYPNYRPSQGMAFFIAKSMDFSSALPTQWFGIFNSVNQGNSSNHIFAIELDTVNNRDLHDIDANHVGININSVISNKSNTAGFYDDKTAIFNTLNLTSGKGLQLWIDYERESTRINVTISPVGVAKPARALISGIYDLSMVITEDAYLGFGSSAGRDGSRHYILGWSFGINRPAPAIDMKKLPRLPRLGSKPRSKVREIVLPLATTTFVLAVGITIFLLVQRHQRYAELREDWEVEFGPHRFPYKDLYYATQGFKNKNLLGVGGFGRVYKGVLPKSKLDIAVKRVSHESKQGMKEFIAEVVSIGRLQHRNLVQLLGYCRRRGQLFLVYEYMPNGSLDKYLYHGDLRPTLNWAQRFKIIRGVASGLLYLHEEWEQIVIHRDVKASNVLLDAEMNARLGDFGLARLYDHGMDPQSTHVVGTIGYLAPELARTGKVTPLTDVFAFGVFILEVICGQRPINQDIRGKHPMLVDWVLEHWRNGSLVDTVDTKLHGEYDVNEAYLALKLGLLCSHPFMDARPTMRQVMQYLDGDCATPEPSLPVDTNFEMLAAMQNEGFDPYVMLYPSSTASHGAASIVSSGR